In the genome of Xenopus laevis strain J_2021 chromosome 1S, Xenopus_laevis_v10.1, whole genome shotgun sequence, one region contains:
- the cfap73.S gene encoding coiled-coil domain-containing protein 42 like-2 isoform X1 yields the protein MEFDLGEYFRAAFEDKLLVKMPDREDDFMTPATRLLEKRREMVEVEQALSTQKEEFQMKSESLQQRRSELELKEEKLKDSLFKFDKFLKENDSKRKRALHKAAEERQMAAQKERDALRLQAENTQLMQRKHILLQRQEKNSIYQRYLQRVLERTDEFQEVQEMIDRFNTLMATQNKLLKRELKNQEHAEMEKARLLHYQEETRSQILELNNQIAQLQGELERARAVAFQWESRWAQIQNTAAENTLRLGRVRMATLNLFQTISKQMRLKTDISVEDTETQLEKIQICFEDLAAIHKDLKKAEMVPQTPAVPTTN from the exons ATGGAGTTCGATCTAGGCGAATATTTCCGAGCGGCCTTCGAGGACAAGCTCCTAGT GAAGATGCCTGATCGGGAAGATGACTTCATGACACCAGCCACACGTCTCCTGGAGAAGAGAAGAGAGATGGTGGAAGTGGAACAAGCGCTGAGCACCCAGAAGGAG GAGTTCCAGATGAAGTCCGAGAGCCTGCAGCAGCGCCGCAGTGAACTGGAGCTCAAAGAAGAGAAACTCAAGGACTCTTTGTTTAAATTTGATAAATTCCTCAAG GAGAACGACTCCAAGAGGAAACGGGCTTTGCATAAAGCAGCTGAAGAACGGCAAATGGCTGCACAGAAGGAGCGAGACGCTCTGCGACTTCAGGCAGAGAACACACAGCTGATGCAACGCAAGCACATTCTGCTGCAGCGTCAGGAAAAGAACAGCATATATCAGCGATACCTGCAGAGGGTGCTAGAGAGAACCGATGAG TTTCAAGAAGTGCAGGAAATGATAGACCGGTTCAACACATTAATGGCAACGCAGAACAAGCTGTTAAAGCGGGAGCTGAAGAACCAGGAACATGCAGAGATGGAAAAGGCCAGGCTCTTGCACTATCAGGAGGAAACAAGAAGTCAGATCCTGGAACTGAACAACCAGATTGCACAACTACAGGGAGAGCTGGAGAGAGCGCGGGCTGTGGCTTTTCAATGG GAATCTCGCTGGGCGCAAATCCAGAACACCGCAGCTGAGAACACATTGCGGCTGGGGAGAGTCCGGATGGCAACACTAAATTTATTCCAAACTATATCCAAACAAATGCGCCTAAAGACAGACATTTCTGTGGAAGACACAGAGACACAGCTAGAAAAG ATTCAAATCTGTTTTGAAGATCTGGCTGCCATTCATAAGGATCTAAAGAAGGCTGAGATGGTACCACAGACACCGGCTGTACCCACCACGAATTGA
- the cfap73.S gene encoding coiled-coil domain-containing protein 42 like-2 isoform X2, which yields MPDREDDFMTPATRLLEKRREMVEVEQALSTQKEEFQMKSESLQQRRSELELKEEKLKDSLFKFDKFLKENDSKRKRALHKAAEERQMAAQKERDALRLQAENTQLMQRKHILLQRQEKNSIYQRYLQRVLERTDEFQEVQEMIDRFNTLMATQNKLLKRELKNQEHAEMEKARLLHYQEETRSQILELNNQIAQLQGELERARAVAFQWESRWAQIQNTAAENTLRLGRVRMATLNLFQTISKQMRLKTDISVEDTETQLEKIQICFEDLAAIHKDLKKAEMVPQTPAVPTTN from the exons ATGCCTGATCGGGAAGATGACTTCATGACACCAGCCACACGTCTCCTGGAGAAGAGAAGAGAGATGGTGGAAGTGGAACAAGCGCTGAGCACCCAGAAGGAG GAGTTCCAGATGAAGTCCGAGAGCCTGCAGCAGCGCCGCAGTGAACTGGAGCTCAAAGAAGAGAAACTCAAGGACTCTTTGTTTAAATTTGATAAATTCCTCAAG GAGAACGACTCCAAGAGGAAACGGGCTTTGCATAAAGCAGCTGAAGAACGGCAAATGGCTGCACAGAAGGAGCGAGACGCTCTGCGACTTCAGGCAGAGAACACACAGCTGATGCAACGCAAGCACATTCTGCTGCAGCGTCAGGAAAAGAACAGCATATATCAGCGATACCTGCAGAGGGTGCTAGAGAGAACCGATGAG TTTCAAGAAGTGCAGGAAATGATAGACCGGTTCAACACATTAATGGCAACGCAGAACAAGCTGTTAAAGCGGGAGCTGAAGAACCAGGAACATGCAGAGATGGAAAAGGCCAGGCTCTTGCACTATCAGGAGGAAACAAGAAGTCAGATCCTGGAACTGAACAACCAGATTGCACAACTACAGGGAGAGCTGGAGAGAGCGCGGGCTGTGGCTTTTCAATGG GAATCTCGCTGGGCGCAAATCCAGAACACCGCAGCTGAGAACACATTGCGGCTGGGGAGAGTCCGGATGGCAACACTAAATTTATTCCAAACTATATCCAAACAAATGCGCCTAAAGACAGACATTTCTGTGGAAGACACAGAGACACAGCTAGAAAAG ATTCAAATCTGTTTTGAAGATCTGGCTGCCATTCATAAGGATCTAAAGAAGGCTGAGATGGTACCACAGACACCGGCTGTACCCACCACGAATTGA
- the LOC108707069 gene encoding LOW QUALITY PROTEIN: ATP-dependent RNA helicase DDX54-like (The sequence of the model RefSeq protein was modified relative to this genomic sequence to represent the inferred CDS: deleted 1 base in 1 codon), which produces MSSPMSDLNTADAGSDTELDTRELVRAQNKKKKKSGGFQSMGVFSYPVFKGVMKKGYKVPTLIQRKVVPIILDGKDVVAMARTGSGKTACFLIPMFEKLKAHSAQTGVRGLILSPTRELALQTLKFTKEVSFFFFFALILGGDKMEDQFAALHENPDIIIATPGRLMHVAIEMNLKLRSVEYVVFDRLFEMGFAEQLQEIISRLPETRQTLLFSSTLPKMLLEFARAGNCLHLGLTEPVLIRLDVDTKLSEQLKLSFCHVRAEDKPAVLLHLLHCVVKPQEQTVIFVATKHHAEYLRELLDMQGIPCSHIYSALDQTARKINLGLFLHGKVCALLVTDVAARGIDIPMLDNVINYNFPPKAKLFLHRVGRSGTAYSFIAPDETPYVYDLHLFLGRPLKLATAQKMETEADTDGILGRVPQSLIDDEDSLLITDREQSLELQNLHQIAENAYKQYIKSRPTPSPESIKQVKDANYNLLGVHPLFWFQLGEEEMQRLKFVDGIKSYKSKATIFEINATSKTSASEIMRAKGTHDGKVIAKFQRLQDEKTSATVQTSTSGTSSLSCEPEIDEENMEGVFSQVRGKRKITDKDEAEGSKKRRRGGASQDPSYYIPYRPKDFESERGLSIGAGSFEQAAAGAVMDLLGDQTEDLQKKKQVLKWDRKKKKFVGTGGQEDKNKIKTESGRLISSSYKKNLYEGWKKKYKIDDQDSDEEEERDQRTATGRRKGKGGHGSQRHSSSQSSGPQGKAKSELRSKQQILKMRKTQAKQQFLQKGGLKKSKTKTRQLAHQMKKSAFGRGKSHGFKKGKTRK; this is translated from the exons atgtctagccccatgtcagatttaaacactgcagatgcaggttcAGATACAGAACTGGACACCAGAGAATTGGTGCGAGCAcagaacaagaagaaaaaaaagtctggCGGGTTTCAGTCCATGGGTGT ctttagttaccCCGTTTTTAAAGGAGTGATGAAGAAAGGTTACAAGGTTCCTACTCTTATCCAGAGAAAG GTGGTTCCAATCATTCTTGACGGCAAAGATGTGGTAGCAATGGCTAGAACTGGCAGTGGAAAGACTGCCTGTTTCCTTATTCCTATGTTTGAGAAGCTGAAGGCTCACAGTGCCCAAACAGGAGTCCGTGGGCTTATCCTTTCGCCAACTAGAGAGCTTGCCTTGCAGACTCTGAAATTTACTAAGGAG gtttcttttttttttttttttgctctgatttTGGGTGGCGACAA AATGGAAGATCAGTTTGCTGCTCTGCATGAAAATCCAGATAT AATTATTGCCACTCCTGGACGACTGATGCATGTGGCAATTGAGATGAACCTAAAGCTTCGCAGTgtggaatatgtggtgtttgaCAG GCTCTTTGAGATGGGATTTGCAGAACAACTGCAGGAGATAATCTCTCGACTACCAGAGACCCGCCAGACACTCCTTTTCTCTTCCACGCTGCCCAAGATGCTTCTAGAGTTTGCCCGAGCTGGTAATTGTTTGCACTT AGGCCTCACTGAGCCTGTCTTAATACGTTTGGATGTTGACACAAAGCTGAGTGAACAGCTGAAG TTGTCTTTCTGTCACGTGCGTGCAGAGGACAAACCTGCTGTGCTTCTGCATCTCCTCCACTGTGTTGTAAAACCTCAAGAACAAACAGTCATTTTTGTTGCCACTAAACACCATGCAGAATACCTGAGAGAG TTGCTGGACATGCAAGGAATTCCATGCTCTCACATATACAGTGCGTTGGATCAGACAGCCAGAAAGATAAACCTGGGTCTCTTTTTGCACGGGAAGGTGTGTGCATTGTTGGTCACTGATGTAGCTGCTCGAGGTATTGATATACCAATGTTGGATAACGTCATAAACTACAACTTCCCTCCAAAGGCCAAGCTTTTCCTGCATCGTGTTG GCCGAAGTGGGACTGCTTACTCATTCATTGCTCCTGATGAAACTCCCTACGTCTATGATCTCCATCTTTTTCTTGGGCGCCCACTTAAACTGGCAACAGCACAGAAAATGGAGACAG AGGCAGACACAGATGGGATACTGGGGCGAGTACCTCAGAGTTTGATCGATGATGAGGATTCCTTGCTTATTACGGATCGTGAGCAATCACTGGAGCTGCAGAACTTGCACCAAATTGCAGAGAATGCGTACAAACAGTACATAAAATCCAGGCCAACTCCCTCTCCTGAGTCCATTAAACAAGTCAAAGATGCTAACTATAACCTGTTGGGGGTTCACCCACTCTTTT GGTTTCAGCTTGGTGAGGAGGAGATGCAGCGGCTGAAGTTTGTGGATGGCATAAAATCTTACAAATCTAAAGCA ACCATATTTGAAATTAACGCTACTAGTAAGACCTCCGCAAGTGAAATTATGCGGGCCAAGGGAACTCACGATGGGAAAGTCATTGCTAAGTTTCAGCGGCTGCAGGATGAGAAAACAAGTGCAACTGTACAGACTTCTACCAGTGGGACCTCCAGCCTTAGCTGCGAACCAGAGATCGATGAGGAAAACATGGAG GGGGTATTTTCACAAGTGCGTGGGAAGAGGAAAATAACTGACAAAGATGAAGCTGAAGGCagcaagaaaagaagaagaggaggagcttCCCAGGAC CCCAGCTATTACATACCATACAGACCAAAGGATTTTGAGAGTGAGAGGGG GCTCAGCATTGGGGCAGGCAGCTTTGAGCAGGCAGCCGCTGGGGCTGTAATGGACCTATTGGGAGACCAGACAGAAGATctccaaaagaaaaaacaagtccTGAAGTG ggaTCGAAAGAAAAAGAAGTTTGTGGGAACAGGTGGACaggaagacaaaaataaaattaagactGAGAGTGGGCGACTTATTAGCAGCTCCTATAAGAAAAACCT ATACGAAGGCTGGAAGAAAAAATACAAGATTGATGACCAAGATTCTGACGAAGAGGAGGAAAGAGATCAGAGGACAGCTACTGGACGCAGAAAAGGGAAAG GTGGGCATGGCTCTCAGAGACACTCCAGTTCACAAAGTTCAGGGCCACAGGGCAAGGCCAAATCCGAGCTGCGCAGCAAACAGCAGATTCTCAAGATGAGAAAGACGCAAGCTAAACAGCAATTCTTGCAAAAAGGGGGTTTGAAGAAGTCTAAAACGAAAACAAGACAGCTGGCCCATCAGATGAAGAAGTCTGCATTTGGAAGGGGAAAAAGCCATGGCTTCAAGAAAGGGAAGACAAGAAAATAA